Within Methyloversatilis discipulorum, the genomic segment GCCGTTGCGTGCATAACCCGCACGGCGACGGCGCCATTCCGAAGGCAGCCGTGCTGCGCAGCTACCCGACGGAGGAAAGGCATTCGCTGGTGTGGATCTGGATGGGTGATCCGGCGCGCGCGGACAGCACCCTCATTCCGGACTTTGCTTTCCTGTCCGATCCGGCGCTGGTGACCAACAGAGGCACGCTGCGCGGGGCCGGTCACTACGAGCTGTACAGCGACAACATCATGGATCTGGGCCATGCCGAATTCCTGCATCCGGGGCTGGGTGCGCCCGCCTTCACGCAAGGTCCGCGGGACATCTACCAGCGGGGCAGTACGGTGTGGTCCAACGTGGCCAGCCTCGACTCGGAACTGTCGCCCCTGCATGCCGCGATCAAGCAGCTCGAAGGGCGCCGCCTGGACTGGTGGGTGGATGTGCGCTGGGACCCGCCGGCGTCGATGGAACTGACGCTGTACGTCGATGAGGTCGGCGGCAGCCGCGAAACGGCGAAATGGACGGACAGGGGCTGCCACATCATGACCCCGGAAACCGCGGACAGCACCCTGTACTTCTGGGCCAACTGCCGCAACTACCGCCGCGACGACGCCGCACTGACAGCAGCCATCCAGGCCGGTCTCGAAGCCGCGTTCGAGAACGAGGACAAGCCGATGATCGCAGCCCAGTCCGCAATGATGAAGGGCGCCGATTTCTGGTCACTGAAGCCGGTGCTGCTGGCGGGCGACGCGGGAGGCGTGCGCGCCCGTCGCGTGCTGGCCAAGCTCATTGCCGACGAGTCGGCCCGCAATGCCCGCGCCGCCGATGCGTCGCCCCCTGCCGCATCGCCCGCCACCCCCGCCACCTGCTGACCGTACCAACATCGCCCCACCGAGGAGGAGCACACCATGAGTCTTGAAAACTGGACCCCGAGCGAAATCGATCTTGACCGCGCACGCGAAGTCGCCAGCGAGCGGCGTGCCGCAAACAAGGTGAAGATGCTGCATCACCACGCCTTCCGCTGCCGCAGCGCGGAGGAGACGCGCGCCTTCTACGAGGGCATCCTCGGCTTTCCGCTGGTGGCGGCCTGCATCGAGCCCATCGATCCGCTGACCAACGAGCCCAAACCCTACATGCACCTGTACTTCGAACTGGCCGATGGCAGCGCACTGGCCTTCTTCGACTACCCGGCACACTTCAGGCCGGAAGACTTTCCCGAAGTCGACCAGTTCGGCCACCACATCGCGATGGAAGTGAGCGGCGGCCACGAAACCATAGACGGCTACAAGAAGAAGCTCCAGGACGCAGGCATCGACGTGCTGGAAATCGACCATGGCTACTGCCGTTCGATCTACTTCTACGATCCGAACGGCATGCGGGTCGAATTCGCCACCAACGTGACGGTGACCGAACGCTTCTTCGCCGACAAGTATCAGTCGGTCGATGCCGACATGGCGCAGTGGAAGAAGATCCGCGCACAGCATTTCGGCGAGGCCGCGAAGGCCTGAAGCGCCGACGGTGGATGACATGACGCAACACACCCCACGCCCGGCCTTCCTGCGCCACGACTGCGTGTCCGAGGACGGATGCCGGATCGCCTGGTGGTCGGCCGGCAATCCGGACGGATCTCCGATCGTA encodes:
- a CDS encoding aromatic ring-hydroxylating dioxygenase subunit alpha is translated as MTPYLLDTWYAAGWSDDFGADMKPLTLLDQPLLFFRDSAGRVRAMSDRCPHRFAPLHMGTLCNDRVQCPYHGLQFDGDGRCVHNPHGDGAIPKAAVLRSYPTEERHSLVWIWMGDPARADSTLIPDFAFLSDPALVTNRGTLRGAGHYELYSDNIMDLGHAEFLHPGLGAPAFTQGPRDIYQRGSTVWSNVASLDSELSPLHAAIKQLEGRRLDWWVDVRWDPPASMELTLYVDEVGGSRETAKWTDRGCHIMTPETADSTLYFWANCRNYRRDDAALTAAIQAGLEAAFENEDKPMIAAQSAMMKGADFWSLKPVLLAGDAGGVRARRVLAKLIADESARNARAADASPPAASPATPATC
- a CDS encoding VOC family protein → MSLENWTPSEIDLDRAREVASERRAANKVKMLHHHAFRCRSAEETRAFYEGILGFPLVAACIEPIDPLTNEPKPYMHLYFELADGSALAFFDYPAHFRPEDFPEVDQFGHHIAMEVSGGHETIDGYKKKLQDAGIDVLEIDHGYCRSIYFYDPNGMRVEFATNVTVTERFFADKYQSVDADMAQWKKIRAQHFGEAAKA